The sequence GATCGCGTCCCGCGGCTGCAGCCTCCTCGGCCTTGGTCAGCAATTCGCGCGCCTGCGTGGCGCGTTCGTTGCCGGCGCGCGCGTCGGCGATGCTGGTGCGCAGGGCCGCGATCTCGGCGTCTTCGGGCGCCAGCGACTCGGCGAATCAAGCGCGCCTTCGGCGTCGAGGAATTCGCCGCGCGCGCTGCGCGCCTTGGCTTCCGCTTTCAGTGCCGCGAGCAGCGCCTGCACACGTTTGCGGGTGCCGGAATAATCAGGGGCGCGTTCCTGCACCACCTTGAGTGTGTCAAAGGCGTTGTCGGCACCGGCCGCAACCGTCAGCTTGCCCTCGCCGACGTAGCGATCGACGATGACCAGGCGCGCATCGATTTCGCCGCGGATGCGCGGGTCGATTTCCTCTCCCGGCGCACGCAAGACCCACCACGCCAGCACCGCCACCAGCACTGCAATCACCGCCCCGGCACCCAGCCAGATTCCGCCGCGACGCGGTGGCCCGGCAGAATGCTGCGAGCCCGCCGGATGCAGGGTCGGATTGGAGATCTGCGTCACTCCGCCGGAAGCCGTGGGCGTGCGCGCGACATGCGTGGGCAGCGCCCGCGGCGCCGGCAGTTGGCGCTTCGACGGCGAGCCCTGCTGTACCGGATCGAGCGCGGTCGACGAACTCACCGAGAAGCCGAGCGCGCGCAGTTGTTCCGACGAACTCTGGTTCGGGTCAGCCTGCAAGCGCTCCCACAGCCGATCGTTGTTGACCACGATCGCCTTCAGCGACTTGGTGAACTCCTTCAGATTGGCGAAGCGCTCGTCGCGATTCTTCGCCAGCATGCGGTCGAGGATCCTGAACTCACGGAACTGTGGCGGCAGCGGCGGCGGCGGGCTGGTCAGGTGCGCCATCAACACCGCGATCGGCGTTTCACCCTGGAATGGCGCGCGCCCGGTCAGCAGCTCGTAGAACATCACGCCGAGGCTGTACAGGTCGGAGCGGCCATCGACATCGAGCCCGTTGATCTGCTCCGGACTCATGTAGGTCGGGGTGCCGACCAGCATGCCGGTCTGGGTCAGGCGGGTGGCTGAAGCGTCCTGCTGCTTGGCGATGCCGAAGTCGGTGAGCACTGGCGTCAGCTCGTCGCGGAACATGATGTTGGCCGGCTTGAGGTCGCGGTGGATCACGCCGTGGTCGTGCGCGAACTGCAGCGCCCCGGCAATCTGCACCACGATCGCCACCGCCTCGGCCAGCGACAGGCCGCTGCGCATCTTCTCGTGCAGGGTGCCGCCTTCCAGGTACTCCATCGAGATGTAGGTGGCGACGTCGCTCTTGACGATGTCGTAGACCGCGACGATGTTCCGGTGCGGCAGCTTGGCCAGCGTGCGCCCCTCGACCAGGAAGCGACGCTCGAACTTCTCGGCATCGTCGATGTTGCGCCGCATGACCTTGATCGCGACCTTGCGCTCAAGCGAGCTCTGGATCGCCAGGTGCACGGTCGCCATCCCGCCCACGCCGAGTTCACGGATCAGCTCGAAACCGGGAATGTTGAAGGCAGGCGTGGTGCTCATCGGGGCACGTGTAGGGATCGCGCCGGATCATAACATCGCCCCCACGCGCGCCTACGAGCCGATCTGGGCGATGGGTCAGCCGCGCCGGCGCGGCCACAACGACTGCTCCCTCGAACTCAAGCGCAGCCGGCGGTCGAGCACAGCGTTGAGCGCGCGGGGATGGTGGTGGCGATGTCACCGAGAGCTGCCGATATCCCGTCCTCACTTTGTAAAACCCCGTTACGGAGGCTATAGTGCGCGCCGTCTTTCATCGCGATTCGGGGGAGTCGCGGTGACTCCAACT comes from Lysobacterales bacterium and encodes:
- a CDS encoding protein kinase; its protein translation is MSTTPAFNIPGFELIRELGVGGMATVHLAIQSSLERKVAIKVMRRNIDDAEKFERRFLVEGRTLAKLPHRNIVAVYDIVKSDVATYISMEYLEGGTLHEKMRSGLSLAEAVAIVVQIAGALQFAHDHGVIHRDLKPANIMFRDELTPVLTDFGIAKQQDASATRLTQTGMLVGTPTYMSPEQINGLDVDGRSDLYSLGVMFYELLTGRAPFQGETPIAVLMAHLTSPPPPLPPQFREFRILDRMLAKNRDERFANLKEFTKSLKAIVVNNDRLWERLQADPNQSSSEQLRALGFSVSSSTALDPVQQGSPSKRQLPAPRALPTHVARTPTASGGVTQISNPTLHPAGSQHSAGPPRRGGIWLGAGAVIAVLVAVLAWWVLRAPGEEIDPRIRGEIDARLVIVDRYVGEGKLTVAAGADNAFDTLKVVQERAPDYSGTRKRVQALLAALKAEAKARSARGEFLDAEGALDSPSRWRPKTPRSRPCAPASPTRAPATNAPRRRANC